The following proteins are encoded in a genomic region of Gimesia algae:
- a CDS encoding PfkB family carbohydrate kinase — MSYHLINTIQKLGHPKILVLGDLILDRYTWGNAERISQEAPVILLREDTQEVRLGGAANVANMLIGLEAEVTMAGVTGIDLDGVVIKEALEECGVNCSAVIADPSRPTTVKQRFMGRAQQRHPHQILRVDREVNTPLDQSTSESLLNTLLPLIPEQQAILISDYAKGVCTPDVLDIIINAARTANVPVIVDPCPGQDYRMYSGATAITPNRLETSCAVGFDVKNKEDAFRAGRQLCRDLNLDFVFVTLDSDGIALTQADGASELLPTRKREVYDITGAGDMVLATIGVGCAAGIAPDDLARLANVAGGLEVEQIGVVTISREEMLADLLMGSRVTSEKILPLEELQRHVGARQKLGQKVVLTNGCFDVMHVGHVSYLEQAAAEGDCLIVAVNSDDSVRSLNKGPDRPIFGQDHRASMLAALEGIDYVVIFGESTPCELISVLKPDLLVKGGTYQKEEIVGWEMVESYGGEVKALGITPGISTTQVLGMIRSSQESESISTTRNFPIELPKRKAG, encoded by the coding sequence ATGTCATATCATTTAATCAACACTATTCAAAAATTAGGCCATCCTAAAATTCTGGTTTTGGGCGATTTAATTCTGGATCGCTATACCTGGGGAAACGCAGAACGCATCAGTCAGGAAGCACCTGTCATCCTGTTGCGTGAAGATACTCAGGAAGTTCGGCTGGGGGGGGCAGCGAATGTGGCCAACATGCTGATTGGACTGGAAGCGGAAGTGACCATGGCCGGCGTAACAGGAATTGACCTGGATGGGGTCGTGATCAAAGAGGCGCTCGAAGAATGTGGCGTGAACTGTTCCGCCGTGATTGCTGACCCAAGTCGACCGACTACCGTGAAACAGCGTTTCATGGGGAGAGCTCAACAGAGACATCCGCATCAGATCCTGCGGGTTGATCGTGAAGTGAACACACCACTCGATCAATCAACATCGGAATCTTTGCTGAATACCCTGCTGCCTCTGATTCCGGAACAGCAGGCGATTCTGATCAGTGATTATGCCAAAGGCGTCTGCACGCCAGATGTTTTAGACATCATCATTAATGCAGCTCGTACGGCAAATGTCCCTGTAATTGTTGATCCTTGTCCGGGTCAGGATTACCGAATGTATTCTGGCGCGACAGCCATCACACCTAACCGGCTTGAAACGTCGTGTGCCGTGGGATTTGATGTGAAAAACAAGGAAGATGCATTTCGAGCAGGCAGGCAGCTATGTCGCGATTTGAATCTCGATTTTGTATTTGTCACTCTGGACAGCGATGGCATCGCCTTAACTCAGGCAGACGGTGCAAGCGAGTTGCTGCCGACACGCAAACGCGAAGTCTATGACATCACCGGTGCTGGAGATATGGTGCTGGCTACGATCGGGGTCGGTTGTGCCGCGGGGATTGCCCCTGACGACCTGGCGCGTCTGGCAAATGTTGCCGGGGGTCTGGAAGTGGAACAAATTGGCGTTGTCACGATCAGCCGCGAAGAAATGCTGGCAGATCTCCTGATGGGATCTCGCGTGACCAGTGAAAAAATATTGCCGCTGGAAGAATTACAACGACACGTGGGGGCTCGTCAAAAGCTGGGACAGAAAGTCGTTTTGACCAATGGTTGTTTCGATGTGATGCATGTAGGCCATGTTTCTTATCTCGAACAGGCAGCAGCCGAAGGAGATTGTCTGATTGTCGCCGTCAACAGTGATGACAGCGTCCGCTCTCTCAATAAAGGCCCGGACCGTCCTATTTTCGGTCAGGATCATCGCGCTTCCATGCTGGCTGCTCTGGAAGGTATCGATTACGTGGTCATCTTCGGTGAATCCACTCCCTGCGAACTCATCAGCGTTCTGAAGCCGGACCTGCTGGTGAAAGGTGGGACTTACCAGAAGGAAGAAATCGTCGGGTGGGAAATGGTCGAATCCTATGGCGGGGAGGTTAAAGCGCTGGGGATTACCCCTGGTATCTCAACCACGCAAGTACTCGGAATGATTCGCAGCAGTCAGGAAAGTGAAAGCATTTCGACAACCAGAAACTTTCCCATTGAACTTCCGAAACGAAAAGCCGGATGA
- a CDS encoding glycosyltransferase family 2 protein — protein sequence MSLSIIVIVKNEESFIRECLASVAWADEIIVLDSGSTDKTVAICREYTDKVYETDWPGFGPQKNRALEYATKDWVLSIDADERISYDLQTEIKRVIQMPARFDAYTMPRRSNYCGRYMKHSGWWPDRVVRLFRRGKASFSDDLVHERIIVAGKTGKLREPIIHESLLTLEQILNTMNSYSTASAKMLADENQQAGLCKAVLHGMWTFIRTYFLRAGFLDGKEGFMLAISNAEGTYYRYLKLMVINKESQKEL from the coding sequence ATGTCGTTATCGATTATCGTCATCGTCAAAAACGAAGAATCATTCATTCGTGAATGTCTTGCATCGGTTGCCTGGGCAGACGAAATTATCGTCCTGGATTCCGGTAGCACCGACAAGACGGTTGCCATCTGCCGCGAATATACAGACAAAGTCTATGAAACAGACTGGCCTGGATTTGGTCCACAGAAAAATCGTGCTCTGGAGTATGCGACTAAAGACTGGGTACTCTCTATCGATGCAGATGAACGCATTTCTTATGATCTGCAAACTGAGATCAAACGTGTCATTCAGATGCCCGCCCGCTTTGATGCCTATACGATGCCTCGTCGGTCTAATTACTGTGGTCGCTATATGAAACATAGTGGCTGGTGGCCTGATCGGGTAGTGCGTCTCTTTCGGCGGGGAAAAGCCAGCTTCAGTGATGATCTGGTGCATGAGAGAATCATCGTCGCAGGCAAAACCGGAAAACTTCGGGAACCGATTATCCATGAATCGTTACTCACACTGGAACAGATCCTCAACACGATGAATTCCTATTCAACAGCCAGTGCCAAAATGCTGGCAGATGAGAATCAGCAGGCGGGACTCTGTAAAGCGGTCTTGCATGGAATGTGGACGTTCATTCGGACCTACTTCCTCCGCGCCGGTTTTCTGGATGGAAAAGAAGGCTTCATGCTGGCCATTTCTAATGCCGAGGGAACCTATTATCGCTATCTGAAACTCATGGTCATCAATAAAGAGAGTCAGAAGGAACTCTGA
- a CDS encoding BUD32 family EKC/KEOPS complex subunit, which translates to MKLSDSHPQSSPCFQLFDQSTPYTTIRCLKEEDLRSVWLLEIPGRGLTTLKRWPVSWQLRWKSFFKQSQPDRQLTGAWKLLKAGVNTPQPATPVYRAGSFYQLEMPYIEGSTAHDLLKSDLPGSHDLLYELARELGKIVRRLAQAGLRHRDLKLENVVVKQTDQNAAALSLWLIDPVGIRSSYSVSNALVCMLDRLAIQPLNEERAVPLSLQIICIRSALGRLSGKERRHFFQLLRKSLIASRSQSQSD; encoded by the coding sequence TTGAAATTGTCTGATTCCCATCCTCAATCGAGTCCCTGCTTCCAACTGTTCGATCAGAGTACCCCTTATACGACAATTCGCTGTCTGAAAGAAGAAGACTTACGTTCCGTATGGCTGCTGGAAATACCGGGACGTGGTTTGACTACCCTCAAGCGCTGGCCGGTCAGCTGGCAGCTCCGCTGGAAATCATTCTTCAAACAGTCTCAACCGGACCGACAACTGACAGGCGCCTGGAAGTTACTCAAGGCGGGAGTCAATACACCGCAGCCCGCGACACCCGTTTATCGGGCAGGTTCCTTCTATCAACTGGAAATGCCGTATATTGAAGGTTCAACCGCCCATGATCTGCTGAAATCCGATCTCCCCGGATCTCATGACCTGCTGTATGAACTTGCCAGAGAACTGGGCAAAATCGTCAGACGTTTGGCGCAAGCGGGATTACGTCATCGTGATCTGAAACTGGAAAATGTAGTGGTGAAACAGACCGACCAGAATGCCGCTGCACTTTCACTCTGGCTGATTGATCCCGTGGGCATTCGCAGTAGTTACTCGGTCTCTAACGCGCTCGTCTGCATGCTGGATCGACTGGCGATTCAACCGTTGAATGAAGAACGTGCGGTCCCCCTCTCGCTTCAAATCATTTGTATACGCTCAGCATTGGGACGGCTAAGCGGTAAAGAACGACGGCATTTTTTTCAATTGTTAAGAAAAAGCCTGATCGCCTCAAGATCGCAGTCTCAGTCAGACTGA
- the hisC gene encoding histidinol-phosphate transaminase, which produces MSLFRPQVQQMTGYTPGEQPQESGWVKLNTNENPYPPSPLVKAAVEQALAGRLNIYPDPLATEFRKVAAELFQVDPDWVLPGNGSDEVLTILMRTFADAGDLVSAPYPSYTLYETLAEIQGARFEKIQLNPDWSWPTTQAQEISAKSKILFVPNPNAPSGNRWSDEEIISLVPPQGVLVLDEAYGDFCDQPHKGELLKSQAGERIIVTRTLSKSYSLAGIRFGFAVAHPDLIQGMQKVKDSYNCNTLSLAAALAALKDQEWMQANTKKIQTTRKHLMAELGKLGFETVDSQTNFVWCTHPDQEHERRYQDLKRRKILVRYMKFGLTAGVLDGLRITVGTDHEVQTVLNALQEIG; this is translated from the coding sequence ATGAGTCTGTTTCGTCCTCAGGTCCAGCAGATGACCGGTTATACACCCGGTGAGCAGCCACAGGAATCTGGCTGGGTTAAACTGAATACCAATGAAAATCCTTATCCGCCTTCGCCGCTCGTGAAAGCAGCGGTTGAACAGGCCCTGGCAGGTCGGTTGAACATTTATCCCGATCCTCTGGCGACGGAATTCAGGAAAGTCGCTGCGGAACTGTTTCAGGTAGATCCCGACTGGGTCCTGCCCGGCAATGGCAGTGATGAAGTTCTGACCATTCTGATGAGAACGTTTGCCGATGCCGGCGATCTGGTTTCTGCTCCCTATCCCAGTTATACTCTTTACGAAACACTGGCGGAAATTCAGGGAGCCCGCTTCGAGAAAATCCAACTCAATCCAGACTGGAGCTGGCCGACCACCCAGGCACAGGAAATTTCAGCGAAGAGCAAAATCCTGTTTGTGCCGAATCCCAATGCTCCCTCTGGAAACCGCTGGTCCGATGAAGAAATTATTTCACTTGTACCTCCACAGGGTGTACTGGTACTCGATGAAGCGTACGGCGATTTTTGTGATCAACCACACAAGGGGGAATTACTCAAATCACAAGCTGGCGAGCGAATCATTGTGACGCGTACGTTGAGTAAGTCGTACAGTCTGGCTGGCATTCGTTTCGGCTTTGCAGTTGCACACCCCGACCTGATCCAGGGAATGCAGAAAGTCAAGGACAGCTACAACTGCAATACCCTGTCACTGGCTGCAGCGCTGGCCGCACTCAAAGACCAGGAGTGGATGCAGGCCAATACGAAAAAAATTCAGACAACCCGCAAACATCTGATGGCTGAGTTGGGAAAACTGGGTTTCGAAACGGTAGACAGTCAGACCAATTTTGTCTGGTGTACTCATCCTGATCAAGAGCATGAGCGCCGCTATCAGGATTTAAAACGTCGCAAGATCCTCGTACGCTACATGAAGTTTGGTCTGACCGCTGGTGTGCTGGATGGCTTGCGAATCACCGTAGGGACCGACCACGAAGTACAGACCGTTCTCAATGCACTGCAAGAGATTGGCTGA
- the waaF gene encoding lipopolysaccharide heptosyltransferase II: protein MKIAVFLPNWIGDAVMATPALRAIRQEFSDAEIVSIQRPYVADVLDGLTLVDRSISWKSGEKLTSQLRFLQQLRSEHFDLAVLFPNSFRSASLAFLAGISRRVGINRDYRRWLLTDPLPAGERQIPHPAIDEYLKIAAHVLGRESSELPAESGMSRAMELALTDQDRRRWNSFWNKQSAEFKSRPLICLNPGGAFGAAKHWPTAHFAALARQIATEMKRSVLVVCGPAEKEEAIQIVEQANHPFVTSLAGEPLHLGLTKAAIQQAELLVTTDSGPRHFAAPFQVPAVTLFGPTHQMWSETFYDRSLPVQLDLDCGPCQQRVCPLGHHRCMKELGADQVFQAVISLLDQQQRNAA, encoded by the coding sequence ATGAAAATAGCAGTCTTTTTACCGAATTGGATCGGAGACGCCGTGATGGCGACTCCTGCACTACGGGCGATTCGACAGGAGTTTTCCGATGCAGAGATCGTCTCCATTCAAAGGCCTTACGTGGCGGATGTGTTGGACGGTTTGACTCTGGTCGATCGATCCATTTCCTGGAAAAGTGGCGAAAAACTGACTTCGCAACTTCGGTTTCTACAGCAGCTCCGAAGCGAGCATTTTGATCTGGCTGTCCTGTTCCCTAATTCGTTTCGTAGTGCCAGCCTGGCTTTTCTGGCTGGTATTTCCAGGCGGGTAGGAATCAATCGTGACTATCGACGCTGGTTGTTAACCGACCCGCTACCTGCGGGTGAGCGACAGATACCACACCCGGCCATTGATGAATATCTGAAAATAGCCGCGCATGTGCTGGGCAGAGAAAGTTCTGAGCTTCCCGCAGAATCAGGAATGTCGCGTGCAATGGAACTCGCGTTGACAGATCAGGATCGTCGTCGCTGGAATTCGTTCTGGAACAAACAGTCTGCTGAATTCAAAAGCAGGCCACTGATCTGCTTGAATCCAGGCGGCGCATTCGGCGCTGCCAAGCACTGGCCGACTGCCCATTTTGCAGCGCTGGCTCGACAGATTGCCACAGAGATGAAACGGTCGGTCTTAGTCGTTTGTGGTCCCGCCGAAAAAGAAGAAGCGATCCAGATTGTAGAACAGGCCAATCATCCGTTCGTTACGTCTCTGGCTGGAGAACCTCTGCATCTGGGACTGACTAAGGCTGCCATTCAACAAGCCGAATTGCTGGTGACCACTGATTCAGGTCCTAGACATTTTGCCGCGCCGTTCCAGGTGCCAGCAGTGACTCTATTTGGTCCCACACATCAGATGTGGAGCGAAACGTTTTACGATCGCAGCCTGCCTGTGCAGCTGGATCTGGATTGTGGCCCCTGTCAACAGCGGGTCTGCCCTTTGGGGCATCACCGTTGTATGAAAGAACTGGGAGCAGATCAGGTCTTTCAGGCAGTGATTTCGTTGCTGGATCAACAACAGCGAAATGCAGCTTGA
- the ychF gene encoding redox-regulated ATPase YchF: MEAGIVGLPNVGKSTLFNALTAAGIASENYPFCTIEPNVGIVNVPDPRLEKIHHYIPTDKVIPAILRLVDIAGIVRGASEGEGLGNKFLSHIRNVDAILHVVRCFENGDVIHVEGKVDPISDIETIDIELMLADMQSVESAKQKAAKTARSGNAEAKSRLAVLEVCAARLAEEKPLRGLSFDNPDQQKIFKGYQFLTAKPVLYLANVDEDDLQGEGELVQRVRQRAAEEGGEVVVVCGRLEAEIAELDEADQKEMLESVGLEEPALAFVARAAYHTLGLQSYFTAGKIEIRAWTIPIGATGPQAAGVIHTDFERGFIRAEIFSVFDLEEYHTEKAIREAGKLRVEGKEYVMKDGDICHFLFNV; this comes from the coding sequence ATGGAAGCCGGAATTGTTGGCCTGCCGAATGTAGGTAAATCTACGTTATTTAATGCATTAACTGCTGCGGGAATTGCAAGTGAAAACTATCCCTTCTGTACGATTGAGCCCAATGTGGGGATTGTCAATGTGCCAGATCCGCGGTTGGAAAAAATTCATCACTATATCCCTACAGACAAGGTGATCCCTGCTATTTTAAGGCTGGTGGACATTGCGGGGATTGTGCGGGGCGCTTCTGAGGGAGAAGGGCTCGGTAACAAATTCCTCTCGCATATTCGCAATGTGGATGCGATTCTCCATGTCGTGCGGTGTTTTGAAAACGGCGACGTGATCCACGTCGAGGGGAAAGTCGACCCGATCAGCGATATCGAAACGATCGATATTGAATTGATGCTGGCTGACATGCAGAGCGTCGAATCTGCAAAACAGAAAGCAGCGAAAACTGCCCGGTCAGGAAATGCGGAAGCCAAGTCGCGACTGGCCGTACTCGAGGTATGTGCAGCACGCCTGGCAGAAGAAAAACCTTTACGCGGTCTTTCGTTCGATAATCCGGATCAGCAGAAAATCTTCAAAGGTTATCAGTTTCTGACTGCCAAGCCGGTTCTTTATCTGGCAAATGTTGATGAAGATGATCTTCAAGGTGAAGGCGAACTCGTCCAGCGTGTGCGTCAACGTGCTGCGGAAGAAGGGGGTGAAGTCGTTGTCGTCTGTGGTCGACTGGAAGCAGAAATCGCGGAGTTGGATGAAGCAGATCAGAAGGAAATGCTGGAGAGTGTCGGACTGGAAGAACCGGCGCTGGCTTTCGTCGCCCGGGCGGCTTACCACACGCTGGGACTCCAGAGTTACTTTACCGCCGGGAAGATTGAAATCCGTGCCTGGACCATCCCCATTGGCGCCACCGGACCACAGGCCGCCGGAGTCATACATACTGATTTTGAGCGAGGTTTTATCCGGGCGGAAATCTTTTCGGTCTTTGATCTGGAAGAATATCACACGGAAAAGGCAATCCGTGAAGCCGGTAAGTTGCGCGTAGAAGGCAAAGAGTATGTGATGAAAGACGGCGATATCTGCCATTTCCTGTTTAATGTGTGA
- a CDS encoding glycosyltransferase family 2 protein: MPGTAVIITTYNWPAALEAVLTGYLSQFHTPDELIIADDGSTDETREVVDGFRSRAPFPVKHVWHADQGFRAGAIRNRAIQVAEADYLIFTDGDCIPAPRFLEAHARLAETGWFLSGNRVLLSETFSRDMLEQKIPVDRWSWGDWLNSRRLKQINRLSPLFRLPLGAWYRHRLARQWEGAKTCNLSAWKQDLLAVNGFDEDYTGWGMEDSDLVLRLIRNGVFHKDARFAAAVFHIWHQENSRDQLEENQRRLQQLIDTDRIQARIGIEQAQSA, from the coding sequence ATGCCGGGAACCGCAGTCATCATCACGACCTATAACTGGCCTGCTGCTCTGGAAGCAGTGCTTACCGGTTATTTATCGCAATTTCATACTCCCGATGAATTGATCATTGCCGACGATGGATCGACTGACGAGACGCGTGAAGTAGTAGACGGTTTTCGTAGTCGGGCACCGTTTCCGGTAAAACATGTCTGGCATGCTGACCAGGGGTTTCGAGCCGGTGCCATTCGCAACCGGGCGATTCAGGTTGCAGAGGCAGACTATCTTATCTTTACCGATGGCGATTGCATCCCCGCTCCCAGATTTTTAGAGGCCCATGCACGACTTGCTGAAACAGGCTGGTTCCTGTCCGGGAATCGCGTCCTGCTTTCCGAAACTTTTTCACGGGACATGCTTGAGCAAAAAATTCCCGTCGACAGATGGTCGTGGGGAGACTGGTTGAATTCGCGTCGTCTCAAGCAGATAAATCGTCTTTCACCGTTGTTCCGGCTTCCACTGGGAGCCTGGTATCGGCATCGGCTGGCACGGCAGTGGGAAGGTGCAAAAACCTGTAATCTGTCCGCGTGGAAACAGGATTTGCTGGCTGTGAATGGATTTGATGAAGATTACACGGGCTGGGGAATGGAAGACTCGGATTTGGTACTGCGTTTAATCAGAAATGGAGTCTTTCACAAAGATGCTCGCTTTGCGGCAGCTGTATTTCATATCTGGCATCAGGAGAACTCCCGGGATCAACTGGAAGAGAATCAACGCCGTCTGCAGCAGTTGATCGATACGGATCGCATTCAGGCTCGTATCGGCATTGAACAGGCGCAGTCAGCTTGA
- a CDS encoding arylsulfatase, with protein sequence MRPILHLLTCILILLISLKDCPADTPESGKPNIILVITDDQGYGDIAAHGNQMIKTPNLDQLYQKSLRLTNFHVDPTCAPTRSALMTGRYSTRTGVWHTIMGRSLMDTNEVTLAEVFKSNGYRTGLFGKWHLGDNYPLRPQDQGFETVVQHGGGGVGQTPDDWQNDYFSDTYLRNGKPEKFQGYCTDIWFDEALKFIEADKTKPFFAYLSTNAPHSPYLVDPQYSDPYEDKEVPKKMAAFYGMITNIDENMGRLLRYLKESGLEKDTILIFMTDNGTAAGMQRPNPRDLSKKQQRRLSKGKPITLETWPGFNAGMRGMKGSEYDGGHRVPCFFYWPGGGLTGGKNINQLTAHIDILPTLAELCDLTISSELKLDGTSLVPILTGNKDALRNRTLIVHSQRIETPEKWRKSSVMSERWRLVNEKELYDILNDPGQTKNVAAEYAGVVKYLSAEYEKWWSSLTPVFSRYVTIGIGSRFENPAHLTCHDWHAPIEQVPWNHQLIAKNPVANGFWVVEIAEPGTYEITLRCRPESAHHPLKKGTARIQIGDLKREQAVSEGDLSTTFQVDLTRGQKKLQTWLDEGNGVSRGAFFVEIFRKE encoded by the coding sequence ATGCGACCCATTCTGCACCTATTGACCTGCATTCTGATCTTATTGATCAGCCTGAAGGATTGCCCGGCAGACACTCCTGAATCTGGAAAACCGAACATAATTCTGGTCATCACCGATGATCAGGGGTACGGAGATATTGCCGCACATGGCAACCAGATGATCAAAACGCCAAATCTGGATCAATTGTATCAGAAGAGTCTGCGATTGACGAATTTCCACGTCGATCCGACCTGCGCCCCAACGCGCTCTGCCTTAATGACCGGCCGTTATTCGACGCGGACCGGTGTCTGGCATACCATCATGGGCCGTTCTCTCATGGACACGAATGAAGTCACACTGGCGGAAGTCTTCAAAAGCAACGGCTACCGAACAGGCCTCTTCGGGAAATGGCATCTGGGAGATAACTATCCATTGAGACCTCAGGATCAGGGATTTGAAACGGTCGTCCAGCATGGAGGCGGAGGTGTCGGCCAAACCCCCGATGACTGGCAGAATGATTATTTCAGCGACACTTACCTGCGTAATGGGAAGCCGGAGAAGTTTCAGGGATATTGCACTGATATCTGGTTTGATGAAGCGTTGAAATTTATCGAAGCAGACAAGACAAAACCATTTTTTGCATACCTATCTACCAATGCGCCGCATAGCCCTTATCTGGTTGATCCCCAGTACAGTGATCCGTATGAGGATAAAGAAGTTCCGAAAAAAATGGCGGCCTTTTATGGCATGATCACCAATATTGATGAAAATATGGGACGCCTGCTCCGCTACCTGAAAGAGTCCGGGCTGGAAAAAGATACCATTCTGATTTTCATGACCGACAATGGCACCGCTGCAGGTATGCAACGCCCGAACCCCAGAGACCTGAGTAAAAAACAGCAAAGGCGACTTTCCAAAGGAAAACCAATCACCCTGGAAACCTGGCCTGGGTTTAATGCCGGCATGCGTGGCATGAAAGGTTCTGAATACGATGGTGGGCACCGAGTCCCCTGTTTTTTTTATTGGCCTGGAGGAGGTCTGACCGGTGGAAAAAACATCAACCAGTTGACAGCTCACATCGATATTCTTCCGACACTGGCTGAGCTCTGTGACTTGACCATTTCCAGCGAACTGAAACTGGATGGCACGAGCCTCGTCCCGATTTTAACTGGTAATAAAGACGCATTACGAAACAGAACTCTGATTGTACATTCGCAACGGATTGAAACACCTGAAAAATGGCGCAAATCCTCTGTCATGAGCGAACGCTGGCGCCTGGTCAATGAAAAGGAGCTGTATGACATTCTGAACGATCCTGGTCAGACGAAAAACGTCGCAGCGGAATATGCAGGTGTGGTCAAATATCTGTCAGCAGAATACGAAAAATGGTGGAGCAGTTTGACACCCGTTTTCAGTCGGTACGTCACGATCGGCATTGGATCCCGCTTCGAAAACCCGGCACATCTGACCTGCCACGACTGGCATGCCCCGATTGAACAGGTTCCCTGGAATCATCAGTTGATTGCCAAAAACCCCGTAGCGAATGGGTTCTGGGTCGTGGAGATCGCTGAACCGGGCACTTATGAAATCACATTGCGCTGTCGTCCGGAATCAGCCCATCATCCTTTAAAAAAAGGAACCGCCCGGATTCAAATTGGTGACTTGAAACGGGAACAGGCCGTTTCAGAAGGTGATTTGTCGACCACATTTCAAGTTGACCTGACACGAGGCCAGAAAAAGTTGCAAACCTGGCTGGACGAAGGAAATGGAGTGTCTCGTGGCGCGTTTTTTGTAGAGATTTTCCGCAAAGAGTAA
- the hisB gene encoding imidazoleglycerol-phosphate dehydratase HisB has protein sequence MSRKASIKRDTAETQIELSLELDGSGQSDIQTGVGFFDHMLTLLARHALFDLTIKANGDLDVDYHHTVEDVGICLGKTLCEAVGDKKGITRYGSITLPMEETLVTTALDLSGRSWFVFDVQFPTEKIGQFDTELVREFWQAFASNGLLNLHQVLHHGGNSHHISEGLFKGTARALRQAVAIDPRQQGVPSSKGVL, from the coding sequence ATGAGCCGTAAAGCCTCGATTAAACGTGATACCGCAGAAACCCAGATCGAATTGTCTCTGGAACTGGATGGCAGTGGCCAGTCGGATATTCAGACCGGCGTTGGATTCTTTGACCACATGCTGACTCTGTTGGCGCGTCATGCTTTGTTCGATTTAACCATTAAAGCCAACGGAGATCTGGATGTTGACTATCACCACACGGTGGAAGACGTTGGCATCTGTCTGGGGAAAACACTCTGCGAGGCAGTGGGTGATAAAAAAGGAATCACCCGCTATGGCTCCATTACGCTCCCCATGGAAGAGACTCTGGTCACGACCGCTCTCGATTTAAGCGGTCGTTCCTGGTTTGTGTTCGATGTTCAATTTCCCACAGAAAAAATTGGTCAGTTCGACACGGAACTCGTACGGGAATTCTGGCAGGCATTTGCCTCGAATGGTTTGTTAAACCTGCATCAGGTTCTGCATCATGGTGGTAACAGTCATCACATTTCAGAAGGGCTCTTTAAAGGAACTGCACGCGCTCTCAGACAGGCTGTGGCCATTGATCCGCGTCAGCAGGGAGTTCCTTCATCCAAAGGTGTGTTATAA
- a CDS encoding glycosyltransferase family 87 protein, with translation MNQSSQNPLFFKSPLVEESSGVIWLKRALILWAVLWIAVSIKFVVQPENKSVYPCFADSSINWWADRNLYDNEVYKTGFRYSPTFAVAFSTFAILPASLGGILWTALNISLLVLALRLLVKEIFPGNWTRFQEASFLILSLAGCTRAIWSAQSNSLVFALAVFAVVSLKKERWWVAAFLLAAAMHIKLWPVALALLLMARFPWQLSARFAAAGALLAIPPFLTRPLPVVAQQYQNWYGLLTGPYRTLRQGGLRDAYTIAEQFGTYVDDRVYTLLQLGMAGLALLWCLRLSKLSDFKQTYFTGVLTTWVCWQLLVGPGTERLTFLLAAPIASWALIVSFKEHCHRMLAVVAWLMLIPLGTGGIERLLLPLAAWSPAILPLGIIPLMVWQVVYVESRASANELGASQQEGSLVGQKTSWAA, from the coding sequence ATGAATCAATCCTCACAGAATCCACTGTTTTTCAAATCCCCCCTGGTCGAAGAATCATCGGGGGTCATCTGGCTGAAACGCGCATTGATTTTATGGGCCGTGCTGTGGATCGCTGTCAGTATCAAATTCGTTGTACAACCGGAAAATAAATCGGTTTACCCCTGTTTTGCAGACTCGTCTATTAACTGGTGGGCAGACCGGAATCTGTACGATAACGAAGTTTATAAAACGGGATTTCGCTACAGCCCCACTTTCGCAGTCGCATTTTCCACCTTTGCGATCTTGCCTGCCTCACTGGGTGGTATTCTCTGGACGGCTTTGAACATTTCACTGCTGGTACTTGCGCTACGGTTACTTGTGAAAGAAATCTTTCCCGGGAACTGGACCCGGTTTCAGGAAGCCAGTTTTCTGATCCTCAGCCTGGCGGGCTGCACGCGGGCGATCTGGTCTGCACAGAGTAATTCTCTGGTTTTTGCACTGGCAGTGTTCGCTGTCGTTTCACTGAAAAAAGAACGCTGGTGGGTTGCTGCCTTCCTGCTCGCAGCTGCCATGCATATTAAACTCTGGCCAGTTGCCCTGGCTTTGCTGCTGATGGCGCGTTTTCCCTGGCAACTTTCCGCACGTTTTGCTGCCGCGGGTGCGCTGCTGGCGATTCCCCCTTTTTTAACACGTCCCCTACCCGTAGTCGCGCAGCAATACCAGAATTGGTATGGATTGCTAACGGGGCCTTACCGTACTCTCAGACAGGGTGGATTACGTGATGCCTACACCATCGCCGAACAATTCGGCACCTATGTGGATGATCGCGTTTATACGCTGCTGCAGCTGGGTATGGCCGGCCTGGCTCTACTCTGGTGCCTCAGGCTGTCGAAATTATCCGATTTCAAGCAAACCTATTTTACCGGTGTGCTCACGACCTGGGTCTGCTGGCAGTTACTGGTCGGACCGGGAACCGAGCGACTGACGTTCCTCCTGGCGGCCCCCATCGCCAGCTGGGCGTTGATTGTCAGTTTTAAAGAACACTGCCATCGGATGCTGGCAGTGGTCGCCTGGCTGATGCTGATTCCACTGGGGACTGGTGGCATCGAACGATTATTGTTGCCCCTCGCTGCCTGGTCACCTGCGATTCTGCCATTGGGTATCATCCCACTGATGGTCTGGCAGGTCGTCTATGTTGAGAGTCGCGCCAGCGCAAATGAGTTGGGGGCATCCCAGCAAGAGGGTTCATTGGTCGGCCAGAAAACATCCTGGGCAGCTTAA